Proteins encoded by one window of Sphaerodactylus townsendi isolate TG3544 linkage group LG04, MPM_Stown_v2.3, whole genome shotgun sequence:
- the ELFN1 gene encoding protein ELFN1: MAGHRWAVTSALCTCVAAVSLLCVGEVRADCWLIEGEKGFVWLAICSQNQPPYESIPQQINSTILDLRLNDNKIKSVQFASLSRFSNLTYLNLTKNEISYIEDGAFSGQYNLQVLQLGYNRLRNLTEGILRGLGKLEYLYLQANLIEMVTPNAFGECPNIMNIDLSVNRIQRLDSNTFRGLSKLSVCELYSNPFYCSCELLGFLQWLEGFTNMTRTYDRMQCDSPPDYSGYYLLGQGRSGYRNALGMLSSLCTGGPYTMPPHFIPPKYLATTAPPENTCPEEECFSGDGTTPQASLHTPVIDPGLYPTMKVKHVTHNSATLSVQIPVPYSKMYTLAQFENGRYNILAKLLKKKEDIELTNLVANEDYTYCVMSSNRVSRYNYTCLTINLNKQKTVEPIPSSSTATHYIMTILGCLFGMVIVLGVVYYCLRKKRQQEEKHKKAAVNMKKTIIELKYGPEMETTSISQLSQGQMLGGETVTRIPYLPSVGEVEQYKLIDSSETPKATKGNYMEVRTGEQPERRECELPIAPDSQSSVAEISTITKEVDKVNQIINNCIDALKSESTSFQGVKSGAVSTAEPQLVLLSEQIPGKHGFLAPVYKESYNHPLQRHHSMEAPPKRSSTSSSGSLRSPRSFRSEGSGHKSEAKYIEKTSPTADTILTVTPAAAILRAEAEKIRQYSDHRHSYPGSHQGEQHDSMAGRKPSILEPLTRPRPRDLAYSQLSPQYHNLSYSSSPEYTCKPSHSIWERFKLNRKRHKDEEEYMAAGHALRKKVQFAKDEDLHDILDYWKGVSAQHKS, translated from the coding sequence ATGGCAGGCCATCGGTGGGCTGTGACATCGGCACTGTGCACATGCGTGGCGGCTGTCTCCCTGCTGTGCGTGGGCGAGGTGCGGGCAGACTGCTGGCTGATTGAGGGCGAAAAGGGCTTCGTGTGGCTGGCCATCTGCAGCCAGAACCAACCACCGTACGAGTCCATCCCCCAGCAGATCAACAGCACGATCCTGGACCTGCGGCTGAACGACAACAAGATCAAGAGCGTGCAGTTCGCCTCCCTCAGCCGCTTCAGCAACCTCACATACCTCAACCTGACCAAGAACGAGATCTCCTATATCGAGGACGGTGCCTTCTCGGGACAGTATAACCTGCAAGTGCTGCAGCTCGGCTACAATCGCCTGAGGAACCTGACGGAAGGAATCCTTCGGGGCCTGGGGAAGCTCGAGTATCTTTACCTCCAGGCTAACCTCATTGAGATGGTTACCCCCAATGCCTTCGGGGAGTGCCCCAACATCATGAACATTGACTTGTCCGTGAACCGGATCCAGCGGCTCGACAGCAACACTTTCAGGGGCCTGAGCAAACTCTCTGTCTGTGAACTCTACAGCAACCCTTTCTACTGCTCTTGTGAGCTCTTGGGCTTCCTTCAGTGGCTCGAGGGCTTCACCAACATGACGCGCACCTATGACCGCATGCAGTGTGACTCGCCGCCGGACTACTCCGGGTACTACCTTTTAGGCCAGGGGCGGAGCGGTTACCGGAACGCCCTGGGCATGCTCTCTTCCCTCTGCACAGGCGGCCCATACACGATGCCTCCTCATTTCATCCCTCCCAAGTACCTGGCGACAACAGCTCCCCCCGAGAACACGTGTCCCGAGGAAGAGTGCTTCTCTGGTGACGGCACCACGCCGCAGGCCTCGTTGCACACGCCTGTTATCGACCCGGGCTTGTACCCTACTATGAAAGTGAAGCACGTGACCCACAACTCGGCCACGCTGAGCGTCCAGATCCCAGTGCCGTACAGCAAGATGTACACCTTGGCCCAATTTGAGAACGGCCGCTATAACATCCTCGCCAAGCTGCTGAAGAAGAAAGAGGACATCGAGCTGACCAACCTGGTGGCGAACGAAGACTACACTTACTGCGTGATGTCTTCCAACCGAGTCTCAAGGTATAACTACACTTGCCTCACCATCAACCTCAACAAACAAAAGACAGTGGAGCCAATCCCCAGCTCTTCCACGGCCACTCACTACATAATGACGATCCTGGGCTGCCTGTTCGGCATGGTTATTGTGTTAGGAGTGGTGTACTATTGCCTCCGGAAGAAGCGGCAACAGGAGGAGAAGCACAAGAAGGCAGCGGTCAACATGAAGAAGACCATCATCGAGCTGAAATACGGGCCAGAGATGGAGACGACCAGCATCTCCCAGCTGTCGCAAGGCCAGATGCTGGGCGGCGAGACCGTGACCCGAATCCCCTACCTTCCTTCCGTGGGAGAGGTCGAGCAGTATAAACTGATTGACAGCAGCGAGACCCCCAAGGCCACCAAGGGGAACTACATGGAAGTGCGCACGGGAGAACAGCCCGAAAGGAGGGAGTGCGAGCTGCCGATCGCGCCCGACAGCCAGAGCTCGGTGGCCGAGATCTCCACCATCACGAAAGAGGTGGACAAAGTGAACCAAATCATCAACAACTGCATCGATGCCTTGAAATCAGAGTCCACCTCCTTCCAGGGGGTGAAGTCGGGAGCCGTCTCCACAGCCGAGCCTCAACTGGTGCTTTTATCGGAACAGATCCCCGGCAAGCATGGCTTCCTGGCTCCGGTCTACAAGGAGAGCTACAACCACCCTTTGCAGAGGCACCACAGCATGGAAGCCCCACCCAAGCGTTCCAGCACTTCTTCCAGCGGCTCCCTACGAAGCCCCCGATCCTTCCGCTCAGAGGGCTCCGGCCACAAATCAGAAGCCAAATATATCGAGAAGACATCTCCGACCGCGGACACCATTCTCACTGTGACGCCGGCAGCGGCTATCCTGCGGGCCGAGGCCGAGAAGATCCGACAGTACAGCGATCACCGGCACTCGTACCCCGGGTCCCACCAAGGGGAGCAGCACGACAGCATGGCAGGGCGCAAGCCCTCCATCTTGGAGCCGCTgacccgcccccgccccagagACTTGGCCTACTCGCAGCTCTCGCCTCAGTACCACAACCTGAGCTACTCCTCCAGCCCCGAGTACACGTGCAAACCGTCCCACAGCATCTGGGAGCGTTTCAAACTGAACCGCAAGCGGCACAAAGATGAGGAGGAGTACATGGCCGCCGGCCACGCCCTGCGCAAAAAGGTCCAGTTTGCCAAAGACGAGGATCTTCACGACATCTTAGATTACTGGAAGGGGGTCTCTGCCCAGCACAAGTCCTGA